The window ATCGCAAGTTTTCGATGGAAGAGTCCAGCAGCACGACAAATCTAGATATCAAAATGGCTTACTTAGATATTCCTGTTTTGTTCCAGTTTCAAATGAACGAAACTATCTCCTTTTTTGCCGGACCAGTTATTGGAATTAACGTCTCAAAAAAAGTTTCCGGAACTGCCAGTGGCGTGAGTGGCAGTGATGATCTTGAAAATGTAAAAGGTCTTTATCTTTTGGCTCAAGCCGGCGTCAACTTCACGTTTGATCAAATTGGTTTCGATGTTTACTACGAGAGAGGCTTCGGAGAAATCGCAGACGACAGCTTCAAAGACTACAACATCATCGGAGCCAACTTCCTCTACTGGTTCTAAAAGGTTCCAGGTTCCTAAAAATCAAATAAAAAAGGCAAGCCGAGTGGGCTTGCCTTTTTTATTTGATTTTTAGGAACCTGGAACCTTTTTAATGGGTGAGGATGACGATGGGGCTTCCGAGCTTGCTGGTGATCTCCTCGCGGGAGATGACAATCGCGTCGCTCGGCATGTCCTCTTTGTAGAATTCGATACTCTCTAAGATCCACTCACGCGGCCAGTCGCCCACGATTTCTTCAAAATCGAGATGCACTTTGTGGGCGTCCTCACCATATTCACCATCTTGAG is drawn from Bdellovibrionales bacterium and contains these coding sequences:
- a CDS encoding PorT family protein is translated as MKHLFLMLILGALTLSAQAQEYGILAGIHNTDIDTPSGPFSVDTEIGWRAGLVGKYEIADGVHFRSGVLYVDRKFSMEESSSTTNLDIKMAYLDIPVLFQFQMNETISFFAGPVIGINVSKKVSGTASGVSGSDDLENVKGLYLLAQAGVNFTFDQIGFDVYYERGFGEIADDSFKDYNIIGANFLYWF